The proteins below come from a single Rhodococcus sp. WMMA185 genomic window:
- a CDS encoding xanthine dehydrogenase family protein molybdopterin-binding subunit gives MTTPLQTPKPSRTPGEIVAPGQGGVGDSPLRPDGSLKVKGEFAFSSDLSIDGMLWGATLRSPHPRARILSVQIGEALATAGVEAVLTHEDVPGRKCFGMSSPQDQPVLAFEEVRYQGEPIALVAADHPETARRAMEKIVVDYEVLEPLVDVRRAALDPSYPKVQELGGLVRHQPVRVGDVASARAAADVVVSGEFATGSQDPAFLGPESGLAIPNEDGGVDLYVATQWIHKDLEQIAPCLDLPQEKIRMTLAGVGGAFGGREDLSMEIHAAMLALHTGKPVKIVYSRYESFFGHVHRHPAQMRYEYGATREGKLLFADTELIFDGGAYTSATQGIVGTAASLAVGPYVIPNIEIDSYGVYTNNPPCGAMRGFGALQACFAYESMMDKVAEACGISRVEVRRINAIKQGSALATGQVIEAATPLAEMITRAEALPMPAPPDTTDMWSLPGCASQTTHGEGVVRGVGYGVGIKNFCSSESRDDYSTARVRLEVIGGEATALVHTAAAEVGQGLVTLQTQIARTELGVTRVTIHPADNRVGSAGSTSASRQSYITGGAVKAACEAVRDVVFALTRIHLGRVVEDLSLVGGKIESASEGTIAALEDVLGDRVIEQTREFHHRATSGMDPATGQGAVHTQHGLCVHRAVVDVDVELGLVKVVEMAAVQDVGKVLNRLALEGQIHGGSAQGLGLAVMEEIVIKDGLVQNPSFADYLIPTIVDMPPMRLEIVESPDPLAPYGLRGAGEPPTLSSIPAIVAAIRDATGLELPRVPVRPEHIAGCG, from the coding sequence GTGACCACGCCATTGCAGACACCGAAACCATCGCGGACACCGGGAGAAATCGTCGCGCCGGGTCAGGGAGGGGTCGGTGATAGCCCACTACGGCCGGACGGGTCGCTGAAGGTCAAAGGAGAGTTCGCCTTCTCGTCAGACCTCTCGATCGACGGAATGCTTTGGGGTGCAACCCTTCGCAGCCCACACCCGCGGGCAAGAATCTTGTCCGTGCAGATCGGTGAGGCTCTCGCCACTGCCGGCGTGGAGGCAGTCCTCACTCACGAGGATGTCCCGGGGCGAAAGTGCTTCGGTATGAGCAGTCCGCAAGACCAACCGGTACTTGCGTTCGAAGAGGTCAGGTATCAGGGCGAACCGATCGCCCTCGTCGCTGCCGACCACCCGGAGACGGCGCGGCGAGCGATGGAGAAGATCGTCGTCGACTACGAGGTGCTCGAACCGCTTGTCGATGTACGCCGCGCAGCATTGGACCCCAGTTATCCGAAAGTTCAAGAGCTCGGCGGCTTGGTTCGCCATCAGCCGGTCCGCGTCGGCGATGTCGCTTCCGCTCGGGCGGCGGCGGACGTGGTGGTCAGCGGCGAGTTCGCTACCGGGAGCCAGGATCCCGCGTTCCTCGGGCCGGAGTCCGGACTGGCGATTCCGAACGAGGACGGCGGCGTCGATCTGTACGTCGCCACGCAGTGGATACACAAGGATCTCGAACAGATCGCACCGTGCCTCGACTTGCCGCAGGAGAAGATCCGGATGACTCTTGCCGGTGTCGGCGGGGCGTTCGGCGGTCGCGAGGATCTCTCGATGGAGATCCACGCGGCAATGCTGGCGCTACACACCGGCAAGCCGGTCAAGATCGTGTACAGCCGCTACGAGTCATTCTTCGGCCACGTACACCGGCACCCGGCCCAGATGCGCTATGAGTACGGGGCGACGCGCGAAGGGAAGCTGCTCTTCGCCGACACGGAACTCATTTTCGACGGTGGTGCCTATACGTCGGCCACTCAGGGCATCGTCGGTACCGCCGCCTCTCTCGCCGTCGGCCCGTACGTGATTCCCAATATCGAGATCGATTCGTACGGTGTCTACACCAACAATCCTCCGTGTGGAGCGATGCGCGGTTTCGGCGCCCTGCAGGCGTGCTTCGCGTACGAGTCGATGATGGACAAGGTGGCCGAGGCCTGTGGGATCAGCCGGGTCGAAGTGCGCCGGATCAATGCGATCAAACAGGGCTCAGCACTGGCCACAGGGCAGGTGATCGAGGCGGCCACTCCGCTCGCCGAGATGATCACGCGGGCCGAAGCGTTGCCGATGCCTGCCCCGCCCGATACCACCGACATGTGGAGCCTTCCTGGATGTGCCTCGCAGACCACCCACGGTGAGGGTGTGGTGCGAGGCGTCGGCTACGGGGTCGGCATCAAGAACTTCTGCTCCTCCGAGTCCCGCGACGACTACTCCACGGCCCGAGTCAGACTCGAGGTCATAGGCGGCGAGGCCACCGCGCTGGTGCACACCGCCGCCGCCGAAGTGGGCCAGGGTCTGGTGACGCTGCAGACGCAGATCGCCCGTACCGAACTGGGCGTCACCCGAGTCACCATCCACCCTGCCGACAACCGAGTCGGCAGTGCCGGATCGACTTCAGCGTCGCGCCAGTCGTACATCACCGGAGGTGCGGTGAAGGCAGCCTGCGAAGCGGTACGCGACGTCGTCTTCGCTCTGACAAGAATCCATCTGGGCCGGGTCGTCGAAGACTTGAGCCTGGTCGGGGGAAAGATCGAGTCGGCCTCGGAAGGTACGATCGCCGCCCTCGAGGACGTTCTCGGCGACCGAGTCATCGAGCAGACTCGGGAGTTTCACCACCGGGCCACCAGCGGCATGGACCCGGCAACCGGGCAGGGCGCCGTTCACACTCAGCACGGGTTGTGCGTACACCGCGCGGTCGTCGACGTCGATGTCGAGCTCGGCCTGGTCAAGGTTGTCGAGATGGCCGCCGTGCAGGATGTGGGCAAAGTCCTCAACCGGTTGGCACTGGAAGGCCAGATCCACGGCGGGTCGGCCCAGGGCCTCGGGCTGGCGGTGATGGAGGAGATCGTCATCAAGGACGGGCTGGTACAGAACCCGTCGTTCGCCGACTACCTCATTCCCACGATCGTAGACATGCCACCGATGCGCCTCGAGATCGTCGAGAGCCCGGACCCGCTAGCTCCGTACGGGCTCCGCGGAGCCGGCGAACCCCCCACGTTGTCTTCCATACCCGCGATCGTCGCTGCGATCAGAGACGCCACCGGCTTGGAACTCCCCCGGGTGCCCGTGCGACCCGAACACATTGCCGGTTGCGGTTGA
- a CDS encoding (2Fe-2S)-binding protein, protein MRVTCTVNGKQQVVDDVWEGESLLYLLRERVGLPGSKNACEQGACGSCTVYLDDLPTCACLVAAGQVQGREIRTVEGLADGDQLGPIQEAFVECGAIQCGFCTPGMVMQAHDLLERVDNPSDTQIREALAGNLCRCTGYEKILDAVRLAASRRAGSIATSPRPVSL, encoded by the coding sequence ATGCGTGTGACATGCACAGTCAACGGCAAGCAGCAGGTGGTAGACGATGTGTGGGAAGGCGAGAGCCTCCTCTACCTCCTCCGCGAACGAGTAGGGCTTCCGGGCTCGAAAAACGCCTGCGAGCAGGGCGCATGCGGGTCGTGCACGGTCTATCTCGACGACCTTCCGACATGCGCCTGCCTGGTGGCCGCGGGTCAGGTCCAAGGACGCGAAATTCGCACAGTGGAAGGGCTCGCTGATGGCGACCAGCTCGGTCCGATTCAGGAGGCATTCGTCGAATGTGGCGCCATCCAGTGTGGGTTCTGCACCCCGGGCATGGTGATGCAGGCACATGACCTACTCGAACGAGTGGACAATCCGTCCGATACGCAAATTCGTGAGGCCCTCGCCGGCAATCTGTGCCGCTGCACTGGCTACGAAAAGATCCTCGACGCGGTGCGCCTCGCCGCCTCACGGAGAGCGGGGTCGATCGCCACCTCACCGAGGCCGGTGTCACTGTGA